The following are encoded in a window of Chloroflexota bacterium genomic DNA:
- the nadA gene encoding quinolinate synthase NadA: protein MTVETPSIEDTYRDLRSKLADVVPEPELAIKAELAYRINRLKRERGAVILGHNYMEPALFHSVCDYTGDSLELSRIAATTEADPIVFCGVRFMAETAKILNPDRTVLLPAQRAGCSLAASITAADVRELRRRYPGTPVVTYVNTYADVKAESDVCCTSSNAAQVVESLDAEQVIFLPDEYLARNVAASTSKQIVFPSAQPVPQERRAADESNGLRYEIVGWHGRCEVHEQFTVQDIRDVRAQFPDVVVLAHPECSPEVVAASDFSGSTGAMSRYVTETDAPRYLLLTECSMGDNIAAEVHDKEMVRLCSVRCPHMNEITLEEVLASLRENRYQIEVEPSVRARARRAIERMLEIT, encoded by the coding sequence ATGACTGTCGAAACTCCCTCCATCGAGGACACCTACCGCGACCTTCGGTCCAAGCTTGCCGACGTGGTGCCCGAGCCGGAGCTGGCGATTAAGGCCGAGCTGGCCTACCGCATCAATCGGCTCAAGCGCGAGCGCGGCGCCGTGATCCTGGGCCACAACTACATGGAGCCGGCGCTGTTTCACTCCGTGTGCGACTACACGGGGGACTCGCTGGAGCTCAGCCGCATCGCCGCCACCACCGAGGCGGATCCGATCGTGTTTTGCGGCGTCCGCTTCATGGCCGAGACGGCCAAGATCCTCAACCCCGATCGCACCGTGCTGCTCCCGGCGCAGCGCGCCGGATGCTCGCTGGCGGCGTCCATCACGGCGGCGGACGTGCGCGAGCTGCGCCGCCGCTATCCGGGCACGCCGGTGGTGACCTATGTGAACACCTACGCCGACGTGAAGGCGGAGTCGGACGTTTGCTGCACGTCCAGCAACGCGGCCCAGGTGGTGGAGTCGCTGGACGCGGAGCAGGTGATCTTCCTGCCCGACGAATACTTGGCCCGCAACGTGGCGGCGTCCACGTCCAAGCAGATTGTGTTTCCGAGCGCACAGCCGGTGCCCCAGGAACGCCGCGCGGCAGACGAGTCCAATGGCCTGCGGTACGAGATCGTGGGCTGGCATGGCCGCTGCGAGGTCCACGAGCAGTTCACCGTGCAGGACATCCGCGACGTGCGGGCGCAGTTTCCGGACGTGGTGGTGCTGGCGCACCCGGAGTGCAGCCCGGAGGTCGTCGCGGCGTCGGACTTCTCGGGATCGACCGGGGCGATGTCCCGCTACGTGACCGAGACCGACGCGCCCCGCTACCTGCTGCTCACCGAATGCAGCATGGGGGACAACATCGCCGCCGAGGTGCACGACAAGGAAATGGTCCGTCTCTGCTCGGTGCGCTGCCCGCACATGAACGAGATCACGCTCGAGGAAGTGCTGGCGTCCCTGCGCGAAAACCGCTACCAGATCGAGGTGGAGCCAAGCGTCCGCGCGCGCGCCCGGCGGGCGATCGAGCGCATGTTGGAGATCACCTGA
- a CDS encoding sigma-70 family RNA polymerase sigma factor, with product MAPATDVSASPAPNAWEDALSQLEPRDSTAGDEASSGGSGGWASEPSPVPQPGVGASIEDTLRLYLNEINRVPLLTAAEEVALAKRVEAGDDAARAHLTRANLRLVVNVAKRYATGGLPLLDLIQEGNLGLMQAVERFDWRRGFKFSTYATWWIRQAITRSLSNDSRTVRLPVHVVETLRKIRRIAPDLATQLERNPTAEELGDVLKLDPNRIVEIVRAGRSPMSLEQPVGEDGEEPLSDFVEDPEPEAPDGRLLVESLSDDVDRALAILPDRERTILTLRFGLDGNEPWTLDEIGAHFGLTRERIRQLQVEALRKLQRSQAARPLREYLAS from the coding sequence GTGGCACCCGCGACTGACGTGTCGGCCTCTCCCGCCCCGAACGCTTGGGAAGATGCGCTCTCGCAGCTCGAGCCGCGTGACAGCACGGCCGGCGACGAGGCGTCGTCGGGCGGCAGTGGGGGTTGGGCGTCCGAGCCGAGCCCGGTGCCGCAGCCCGGCGTGGGCGCGTCAATCGAAGACACGCTGCGCCTCTATCTCAACGAGATCAACCGCGTGCCGCTGCTCACGGCCGCGGAGGAAGTGGCGCTGGCCAAGCGCGTCGAGGCCGGCGACGACGCAGCCCGCGCGCACCTGACCCGCGCGAACCTCCGCCTGGTGGTCAACGTGGCCAAGCGCTACGCCACGGGCGGCCTGCCGCTGCTCGATTTGATTCAAGAGGGCAACTTGGGCCTGATGCAGGCCGTCGAGCGCTTCGACTGGCGCCGCGGCTTCAAGTTCAGCACCTACGCCACCTGGTGGATCCGGCAGGCGATCACGCGGTCGCTTTCCAATGACTCGCGCACCGTGCGGTTGCCCGTCCATGTGGTCGAGACGCTGCGCAAGATCCGCCGCATCGCGCCGGACCTTGCCACGCAGTTGGAGCGCAACCCCACGGCCGAGGAGCTGGGCGACGTGCTGAAGCTCGATCCCAATCGCATCGTCGAGATCGTGCGCGCCGGACGCTCGCCCATGTCGCTGGAGCAGCCCGTGGGTGAAGACGGCGAGGAGCCGCTGTCGGACTTCGTGGAAGATCCCGAGCCCGAGGCGCCGGACGGGCGGCTGCTCGTGGAGTCGCTGAGCGACGACGTCGACCGCGCCCTCGCCATCCTGCCCGACCGTGAGCGCACCATTCTGACGCTGCGCTTCGGCCTGGACGGCAACGAGCCCTGGACGCTCGACGAAATTGGCGCCCACTTCGGGCTCACGCGCGAGCGTATCCGCCAGCTGCAGGTCGAAGCCCTGCGCAAGCTTCAGCGCTCACAGGCGGCGCGCCCGCTGCGGGAGTACCTGGCGAGCTAA
- a CDS encoding ATP-dependent 6-phosphofructokinase, whose translation MRIGVLTGGGDCPGLNAAIRGVVRQAERQGWTVLGFREGWAGVLAAEAEPLTIEATDPMLAEGGTMLGSSRTNPLRDPESFARARAVFDDLELRGLVVIGGDDTLSVAGAMAAEGDAVVGIPKTIDNDVPETDVCIGFDTAVTTVSNAVGRVRTTAVSHRRVVVVETMGRDAGWLAAAGGLAGRADYIAVPERSLELSTLVSHVESRAARGLPFSVIVVAEGAEIVDLEVDPAEVHASDEFGHVQLSARGLGYAAAGALERVLGRSVNAVVLGYTQRGGPPSPFDRVLGTRCGVAAVDYLASGDHGMLTALQRNRIVPVPLADVAGRTRCLDASYLALLDLFD comes from the coding sequence ATGCGAATCGGCGTCCTCACCGGCGGCGGCGACTGTCCGGGGCTCAACGCCGCCATTCGCGGCGTGGTGCGCCAGGCGGAGCGCCAGGGCTGGACCGTGCTCGGCTTTCGCGAAGGCTGGGCCGGCGTGCTCGCCGCAGAGGCCGAGCCGCTGACAATCGAGGCCACGGACCCCATGCTGGCCGAGGGCGGCACGATGCTGGGCTCGTCGCGCACGAACCCGCTGCGCGACCCTGAGTCGTTCGCCAGGGCTCGCGCCGTGTTCGACGACCTCGAGCTGCGCGGGCTGGTGGTCATCGGCGGGGACGACACGCTGTCCGTCGCCGGCGCCATGGCGGCCGAGGGCGACGCCGTGGTGGGCATTCCCAAGACGATCGACAACGACGTGCCGGAAACGGACGTCTGCATCGGCTTCGACACCGCCGTCACCACGGTGTCAAACGCCGTGGGACGAGTGCGGACCACTGCCGTCTCGCATCGGCGCGTGGTCGTGGTGGAGACCATGGGACGCGACGCGGGCTGGCTGGCGGCGGCGGGCGGCCTGGCGGGCCGGGCCGACTACATTGCGGTGCCGGAGCGGTCCCTCGAACTCTCGACGCTGGTGTCGCACGTAGAGAGCCGCGCCGCCCGCGGCTTGCCGTTCAGCGTGATCGTCGTGGCCGAAGGCGCCGAGATCGTGGACCTGGAGGTCGACCCGGCTGAGGTCCACGCCTCGGACGAGTTCGGCCACGTGCAACTCTCGGCGCGCGGCTTAGGGTACGCGGCCGCCGGCGCGCTCGAACGCGTCCTCGGGCGCAGCGTTAATGCGGTGGTCCTGGGGTACACGCAGCGCGGCGGACCGCCCTCGCCCTTCGACCGCGTCCTCGGCACGCGCTGCGGAGTGGCAGCGGTCGACTACCTGGCATCCGGCGACCACGGCATGCTCACCGCCCTGCAGCGCAACCGCATCGTGCCGGTGCCCCTGGCCGACGTGGCCGGGCGCACGCGGTGCCTGGACGCGAGCTACCTGGCGTTGCTGGATTTGTTCGACTAG